A single window of Drosophila suzukii chromosome 3, CBGP_Dsuzu_IsoJpt1.0, whole genome shotgun sequence DNA harbors:
- the Nsun5 gene encoding 28S rRNA (cytosine-C(5))-methyltransferase translates to MSKKAHSVKVPTQYRATAKILKTALQQKKSIKALISEEKHARVGSLQAVLKRYSDNRVAVEKAIEESGLLKDNPGLEPCLAKVLVTELIFGRKQLNGESRPVQTVRSYQEKLQAAVGESEFQGKARIPRYVRINTNLFSLAEALEYLAGEEWRRKELPADASYDDFLAAVKALEEDEFMRDIHVEGVLVFHSKQGSYWTRHELVRSKKFILQNKATCLAAELLAPPVGATVLDMCAAPGMKTMHLCNVMQNKGVIYAVEQSAERYSALCDITEQAGCEIVSPIMGDVLRFLPERFPGVEYILVDPSCTGSGMQSRITVADEPKDDRRLYQLAGLQIKILSHAMSAFPNVKRIAYCTCSLYKEENEQVVERCLQFNPSFKLLSCKKALRNKWNNVGDKAFAKIGKNCLYSLPDSDLTDGIFLALFEKRPEGDGS, encoded by the exons ATGAGTAAAAAAGCGCATTCCGTAAAAGTTCCCACCCAATACCGGGCGACTGCCAAGATCCTGAAGACGGCACTGCAGCAGAAGAAGTCCATCAAGGCCCTGATATCCGAGGAGAAGCATGCA CGTGTTGGCAGTTTGCAGGCGGTGCTAAAACGTTACAGCGATAATCGCGTTGCCGTGGAAAAGGCCATCGAGGAATCGGGACTGCTCAAGGATAACCCCGGTCTGGAGCCCTGTTTGGCCAAGGTTTTGGTGACCGAACTTATCTTCGGCCGGAAGCAGCTGAACGGCGAAAGCAGACCCGTGCAAACGGTGCGAAGTTACCAGGAGAAACTACAGGCGGCAGTCGGTGAATCCGAATTCCAGGGAAAAG CACGCATTCCCCGCTATGTGCGCATCAACACGAATCTGTTCAGTTTGGCGGAGGCCTTGGAGTATCTGGCTGGCGAGGAGTGGCGTCGCAAGGAACTCCCGGCGGACGCAAGCTACGACGATTTCCTGGCCGCTGTAAAAGCCCTGGAGGAGGATGAATTCATGAGAGATATACATGTGGAAGGCGTGCTCGTCTTCCATTCCAAGCAAGGGAGCTATTGGACCCGCCATGAGTTGGTGCGCAGCAAGAAGTTTATACTGCAGAACAAGGCCACATGCTTGGCCGCCGAGCTACTGGCCCCGCCGGTAGGAGCAACTGTGCTGGACATGTGCGCAGCTCCAGGCATGAAAACAATGCACTTGTGCAACGTGATGCAGAACAAGGGAGTCATCTACGCCGTGGAGCAGTCCGCCGAACGCTACAGTGCCCTGTGCGACATAACCGAGCAGGCTGGCTGCGAGATTGTATCCCCCATTATGGGCGACGTGCTGAGATTCT TACCCGAGCGGTTTCCGGGCGTAGAGTACATCCTGGTGGACCCCAGTTGCACTGGCAGCGGAATGCAGAGCCGCATCACCGTGGCCGACGAACCAAAGGACGACAGGCGGCTGTACCAGTTAGCCGGCTTGCAGATCAAGATCCTGTCGCACGCAATGAGCGCCTTTCCGAACGTTAAACGGATCGCCTACTGCACTTGTTCGCTGTACAAGGAGGAGAATGAACAGGTGGTGGAGCGCTGCCTACAGTTCAATCCATCCTTTAAGCTGCTCAGCTGCAAGAAGGCGCTGCGCAACAAGTGGAACAATGTGGGCGACAAGGCGTTCGCCAAGATAGGCAAGAACTGCCTATACTCTCTTCCGGACAGCGATCTTACCGACGGCATCTTCCTGGCCCTTTTTGAGAAGCGCCCCGAAGGAGACGGAAGCTAG
- the LOC108013833 gene encoding uncharacterized protein produces the protein MGKKNRKQQAEVVAAAIDEPPAEVEPPVEQYPQEEDTSTEVFLWLLAYSVLMFTLPFLGFYGVRSWLQESFPHLDVFTVNCWSVLTAVLVVNLVVAMYVLKAFREKPPPPLEPVEQDEEEETEDEEDKKEQ, from the coding sequence ATGGGCAAAAAGAACAGGAAACAGCAGGCCGAGGTGGTGGCAGCAGCCATCGATGAGCCTCCAGCAGAAGTTGAGCCTCCGGTGGAACAGTATCCCCAGGAGGAGGACACCAGCACCGAGGTCTTCCTCTGGCTGCTGGCCTACAGTGTCCTCATGTTCACGCTGCCCTTCCTAGGCTTCTACGGCGTGCGCAGCTGGCTGCAGGAGTCCTTTCCCCATCTGGATGTCTTTACGGTCAACTGCTGGTCTGTGCTCACGGCTGTCCTGGTCGTAAACCTGGTTGTGGCCATGTATGTGCTCAAGGCCTTCCGCGAGAAGCCTCCACCACCACTGGAGCCGGTGGAGCAGGATGAGGAGGAAGAGACCGAAGATGAAGAGGACAAGAAGGAGCAGTAA